From Anolis carolinensis isolate JA03-04 unplaced genomic scaffold, rAnoCar3.1.pri scaffold_8, whole genome shotgun sequence, a single genomic window includes:
- the LOC134293434 gene encoding uncharacterized protein LOC134293434 isoform X2, with product MSVPDRLYPKGMGKVDYRAKTLSWQEKHRHPPTVAHKVWVSWPLSPPFRAEEQKRKMHGATLPCFHPAGGPSLPGASPGCGLFSFEKVPFLPWRPRVLRSLKSVGAGIAFLSTKMGREHSRQLPLRPAGSDASAPEVPPRAPRWTALDSWFRKVRTRRSLRRVSPENVAVPVDPPSPPETQGTRAEAPSPRTLIIEVRPASKFLGREKLPWEASSLQAERKNQTSESAESFLSEQILTSPKDKQPIELGSKEVGIPSEVLEEGAARALDTESVHEPPLKTSTDSEAATLADIPSLEDEVWDPLPSTSSSVGPGEDEDPALHPRRWSSLDPEQAKQHLHHLCLLVCSSSSAEVTQAVDYVARKHLKMATDHFLESGERACGELVSAVLNSPYCCLEAALDLFLAKVKEGPWLAQEGEEQGSPTFDAVTARATRAIGGIVRHIRDSTRLEGWFLELLLALVTNFIEVTRPGLEAPSRNRSNSYVPPEELANIIIVLVKRVAPKSFNRTSEWMLEDDPSICPEGIALQLRSLLKSSSSLVQHLHSIWEKEAPLEHSAGMVAFYVQLLKIGQRPHSSEKTWALLTAWLQHHSLAVQHQSRQGLLLLCETYWETMGLQELLDGIIGGMQSPHTNIAMEFLNLAGQLEPLLHIEDRALAKVHLTATCRRLFHHEAANIRTAALECFRHFIWRPGHPLQERQTISDLLVVLMHVEDEDEEVAKTARETLREAADVLNWHLKDSVLAEDTFSLQELLHKISKRLIHHCRPRKELEEQVYGCLRIFKSQRPSARKVAAMLVGHILHKNYKMCADRNLYTYHAWLINLLEDRDPEVRRVGRETKTILARVTALHHRHGLRAALRRLAAPCRRERYPPEYAKRPPA from the exons atGTCTGTTCCTGATCGCCTTTATCCTAAAGGCATGGGGAAAGTGGATTacagggcaaaaactttgtcctggcaagagaaacatcGCCACCCACCCACTGTGGCACACAAAGTTTGGGTCTCATGGCCCCTGAGTCCACCCTTCAGAGCAGAAGAGCAGAAAAGGAAGATGCATGGGGCCACTCTTCCTTGCTTCCATCCTGCTGGGGGCCCCTCCCTTCCAGGAGCATCTCCAGGCTGCGGgttgttttcctttgaaaaggTTCCGTTCTTGCCATGGAGACCGAGGGTTCTGAGAAGCCTCAAGTCAGTTGGCGCTGGCATTGCCTTCCTGAGCACCAAGATGGGCAGAGAGCACTCCAGACAGCTCCCACTGAGGCCAGCCGGGAGCGATGCCTCTGCGCCAGAAGTCCCTCCGCGTGCCCCCCGATGGACGGCCCTGGACTCGTGGTTCAGG AAGGTCAGGACAAGGCGCTCGCTTCGCCGCGTGAGCCCCGAAAACGTAGCTGTTCCTGTGGATCCTCCAAG TCCTCCGGAGACACAAGGAACGCGCGCGGAGGCGCCCTCTCCCCGGACGCTGATAATTGAAGTGAGGCCAGCGTCCAAG tTTCTGGGGAGAGAGAAGCTCCCCTGGGAGGCTAGCAGCCTTCAGGCGGAGCGTAAGAACCAGACCTCAGAGAGTGCAGAGAG CTTCCTCTCGGAGCAAATCCTGACTTCACCAAAGGACAAACAACCCATAGAGTTG GGTTCAAAGGAAGTTGGGATCCCTTCGGAGGTCCTGGAGGAGGGGGCGGCCCGGGCCCTCGATACAGAGAG TGTCCATGAGCCCCCTCTGAAGACATCGACG GACTCCGAAGCGGCAACGCTGGCTGACATCCCCAGCCTGGAGGATGAGGTGTGGGACCCTCTCCCCAGTACAAGCAG CTCCGTAGGACCCGGCGAAGATGAAGATCCTGCCCTGCACCCGAGGAGATGGTCCTCCCTGGACCCAGAACAG GCAAAACAACACCTACACCATCTTTGCCTGCTGGTCTGCAGTTCCTCCTCTGCAGAGGTCACGCAGGCAGTGGATTACGTGGCCCGAAAACATCTAAAGATGGCCACGGACCACTTTCTGGAGTCCGGCGAGAG GGCATGTGGTGAATTAGTAAGCGCCGTACTCAATTCACCATATTGTTGCCTGGAAGCGGCGCTGGACCTGTTCCTGGCCAAGGTAAAGGAGGGACCTTGGCTGGCCCAGGAGGGCGAGGAACAGGGCAGCCCTACTTTTGATGCGGTCACG GCAAGAGCGACGCGGGCCATCGGCGGGATCGTCAGACACATCAGGGACAGCACGCGCCTGGAGGGGTGGTTCCTGGAGCTTCTGCTCGCCTTGGTGACCAACTTCATCGAGGTCACAAGGCCTGGGTTGGAGGCACCCAGCAGGAACCGGAGCAACAGCTACGTTCCTCCAGA agaACTGGCGAATATCATCATCGTGCTAGTGAAGAGGGTGGCACCGAAGTCCTTCAACAGGACCTCCGAGTGGATGCTAGAAGACGACCCAAGCATCTGCCCTGAGGGGATAGCCCTCCAGTTGCG GAGCCTCCTCAAGTCCTCCTCCTCCCTAGTCCAGCACCTGCATTCCATCTGGGAGAAAGAAGCGCCGCTGGAGCATTCGGCCGGCATGGTGGCCTTCTACGTCCAG CTGCTGAAGATCGGCCAGCGCCCACACTCCTCGGAGAAGACCTGGGCACTGCTGACGGCCTGGCTTCAACATCACAGCCTGGCCGTCCAACATCAGAGCAGGCAGGGCCTTCTCCTGCTCTGCGAGACATACTGGGAG aCCATGGGCCTTCAGGAACTCCTAGACGGCATCATCGGCGGAATGCAATCACCGCACACTAACATCGCCATGGAGTTCCTGAACCTGGCTGGCCAGCTGGAGCCCCTGCTGCATATTGAAGACCGGGCCCTTGCGAAGGTTCACCTAACTGCCACATGCCGCCGCCTCTTCCACCAT GAGGCGGCCAACATCCGAACGGCAGCCCTCGAATGCTTCCGGCATTTCATCTGGCGCCCGGGACATCCTCTTCAGGAGCGTCAAACCATCAGTGACCTCCTGGTGGTGCTGATGCAtgtggaggatgaggatgaggaggtGGCCAAG ACTGCGAGGGAGACCCTCAGGGAGGCGGCGGACGTCCTGAATTGGCACCTGAAGGACAGCGTTCTGGCGGAGGACACCTTCAGCTTGCAGGAGCTGCTGCATAAGATCTCCAAGCGCCTG atccatcattgccgCCCCAGGAAAGAGTTGGAGGAACAGGTGTATGGCTGCCTCCGTATCTTTAAAAGCCAACGTCCATCGGCTAGAAAGGTGGCAGCCATGTTAGTCG GCCACATTCTGCACAAGAACTACAAGATGTGTGCCGACAGGAACCTCTACACCTACCATGCCT gGCTGATCAACCTCCTTGAAGACCGTGACCCTGAAGTCAGGCGAGTTGGCAGGGAGACTAAGACTATCCTTGCCAGGGTCACTGCCCTACACCACCGACACGGGCTGCGGGCTGCTCTTCGGCGCTTGGCGGCTCCCTGCAGGCGGGAGAGGTACCCCCCAGAGTACGCCAAGAGGCCACCCGCCTGA
- the LOC134293434 gene encoding uncharacterized protein LOC134293434 isoform X1: protein MSVPDRLYPKGMGKVDYRAKTLSWQEKHRHPPTVAHKVWVSWPLSPPFRAEEQKRKMHGATLPCFHPAGGPSLPGASPGCGLFSFEKVPFLPWRPRVLRSLKSVGAGIAFLSTKMGREHSRQLPLRPAGSDASAPEVPPRAPRWTALDSWFRKVRTRRSLRRVSPENVAVPVDPPSPPETQGTRAEAPSPRTLIIEVRPASKFLGREKLPWEASSLQAERKNQTSESAESSFLSEQILTSPKDKQPIELGSKEVGIPSEVLEEGAARALDTESVHEPPLKTSTDSEAATLADIPSLEDEVWDPLPSTSSSVGPGEDEDPALHPRRWSSLDPEQAKQHLHHLCLLVCSSSSAEVTQAVDYVARKHLKMATDHFLESGERACGELVSAVLNSPYCCLEAALDLFLAKVKEGPWLAQEGEEQGSPTFDAVTARATRAIGGIVRHIRDSTRLEGWFLELLLALVTNFIEVTRPGLEAPSRNRSNSYVPPEELANIIIVLVKRVAPKSFNRTSEWMLEDDPSICPEGIALQLRSLLKSSSSLVQHLHSIWEKEAPLEHSAGMVAFYVQLLKIGQRPHSSEKTWALLTAWLQHHSLAVQHQSRQGLLLLCETYWETMGLQELLDGIIGGMQSPHTNIAMEFLNLAGQLEPLLHIEDRALAKVHLTATCRRLFHHEAANIRTAALECFRHFIWRPGHPLQERQTISDLLVVLMHVEDEDEEVAKTARETLREAADVLNWHLKDSVLAEDTFSLQELLHKISKRLIHHCRPRKELEEQVYGCLRIFKSQRPSARKVAAMLVGHILHKNYKMCADRNLYTYHAWLINLLEDRDPEVRRVGRETKTILARVTALHHRHGLRAALRRLAAPCRRERYPPEYAKRPPA from the exons atGTCTGTTCCTGATCGCCTTTATCCTAAAGGCATGGGGAAAGTGGATTacagggcaaaaactttgtcctggcaagagaaacatcGCCACCCACCCACTGTGGCACACAAAGTTTGGGTCTCATGGCCCCTGAGTCCACCCTTCAGAGCAGAAGAGCAGAAAAGGAAGATGCATGGGGCCACTCTTCCTTGCTTCCATCCTGCTGGGGGCCCCTCCCTTCCAGGAGCATCTCCAGGCTGCGGgttgttttcctttgaaaaggTTCCGTTCTTGCCATGGAGACCGAGGGTTCTGAGAAGCCTCAAGTCAGTTGGCGCTGGCATTGCCTTCCTGAGCACCAAGATGGGCAGAGAGCACTCCAGACAGCTCCCACTGAGGCCAGCCGGGAGCGATGCCTCTGCGCCAGAAGTCCCTCCGCGTGCCCCCCGATGGACGGCCCTGGACTCGTGGTTCAGG AAGGTCAGGACAAGGCGCTCGCTTCGCCGCGTGAGCCCCGAAAACGTAGCTGTTCCTGTGGATCCTCCAAG TCCTCCGGAGACACAAGGAACGCGCGCGGAGGCGCCCTCTCCCCGGACGCTGATAATTGAAGTGAGGCCAGCGTCCAAG tTTCTGGGGAGAGAGAAGCTCCCCTGGGAGGCTAGCAGCCTTCAGGCGGAGCGTAAGAACCAGACCTCAGAGAGTGCAGAGAG CAGCTTCCTCTCGGAGCAAATCCTGACTTCACCAAAGGACAAACAACCCATAGAGTTG GGTTCAAAGGAAGTTGGGATCCCTTCGGAGGTCCTGGAGGAGGGGGCGGCCCGGGCCCTCGATACAGAGAG TGTCCATGAGCCCCCTCTGAAGACATCGACG GACTCCGAAGCGGCAACGCTGGCTGACATCCCCAGCCTGGAGGATGAGGTGTGGGACCCTCTCCCCAGTACAAGCAG CTCCGTAGGACCCGGCGAAGATGAAGATCCTGCCCTGCACCCGAGGAGATGGTCCTCCCTGGACCCAGAACAG GCAAAACAACACCTACACCATCTTTGCCTGCTGGTCTGCAGTTCCTCCTCTGCAGAGGTCACGCAGGCAGTGGATTACGTGGCCCGAAAACATCTAAAGATGGCCACGGACCACTTTCTGGAGTCCGGCGAGAG GGCATGTGGTGAATTAGTAAGCGCCGTACTCAATTCACCATATTGTTGCCTGGAAGCGGCGCTGGACCTGTTCCTGGCCAAGGTAAAGGAGGGACCTTGGCTGGCCCAGGAGGGCGAGGAACAGGGCAGCCCTACTTTTGATGCGGTCACG GCAAGAGCGACGCGGGCCATCGGCGGGATCGTCAGACACATCAGGGACAGCACGCGCCTGGAGGGGTGGTTCCTGGAGCTTCTGCTCGCCTTGGTGACCAACTTCATCGAGGTCACAAGGCCTGGGTTGGAGGCACCCAGCAGGAACCGGAGCAACAGCTACGTTCCTCCAGA agaACTGGCGAATATCATCATCGTGCTAGTGAAGAGGGTGGCACCGAAGTCCTTCAACAGGACCTCCGAGTGGATGCTAGAAGACGACCCAAGCATCTGCCCTGAGGGGATAGCCCTCCAGTTGCG GAGCCTCCTCAAGTCCTCCTCCTCCCTAGTCCAGCACCTGCATTCCATCTGGGAGAAAGAAGCGCCGCTGGAGCATTCGGCCGGCATGGTGGCCTTCTACGTCCAG CTGCTGAAGATCGGCCAGCGCCCACACTCCTCGGAGAAGACCTGGGCACTGCTGACGGCCTGGCTTCAACATCACAGCCTGGCCGTCCAACATCAGAGCAGGCAGGGCCTTCTCCTGCTCTGCGAGACATACTGGGAG aCCATGGGCCTTCAGGAACTCCTAGACGGCATCATCGGCGGAATGCAATCACCGCACACTAACATCGCCATGGAGTTCCTGAACCTGGCTGGCCAGCTGGAGCCCCTGCTGCATATTGAAGACCGGGCCCTTGCGAAGGTTCACCTAACTGCCACATGCCGCCGCCTCTTCCACCAT GAGGCGGCCAACATCCGAACGGCAGCCCTCGAATGCTTCCGGCATTTCATCTGGCGCCCGGGACATCCTCTTCAGGAGCGTCAAACCATCAGTGACCTCCTGGTGGTGCTGATGCAtgtggaggatgaggatgaggaggtGGCCAAG ACTGCGAGGGAGACCCTCAGGGAGGCGGCGGACGTCCTGAATTGGCACCTGAAGGACAGCGTTCTGGCGGAGGACACCTTCAGCTTGCAGGAGCTGCTGCATAAGATCTCCAAGCGCCTG atccatcattgccgCCCCAGGAAAGAGTTGGAGGAACAGGTGTATGGCTGCCTCCGTATCTTTAAAAGCCAACGTCCATCGGCTAGAAAGGTGGCAGCCATGTTAGTCG GCCACATTCTGCACAAGAACTACAAGATGTGTGCCGACAGGAACCTCTACACCTACCATGCCT gGCTGATCAACCTCCTTGAAGACCGTGACCCTGAAGTCAGGCGAGTTGGCAGGGAGACTAAGACTATCCTTGCCAGGGTCACTGCCCTACACCACCGACACGGGCTGCGGGCTGCTCTTCGGCGCTTGGCGGCTCCCTGCAGGCGGGAGAGGTACCCCCCAGAGTACGCCAAGAGGCCACCCGCCTGA